The following proteins come from a genomic window of Lolium rigidum isolate FL_2022 chromosome 5, APGP_CSIRO_Lrig_0.1, whole genome shotgun sequence:
- the LOC124651462 gene encoding auxin response factor 24-like isoform X1 — protein MAASTAAGGGGGGAGVPADVLFTELWKACAGPLVNVPAVGERVFYLPQGHIEQVEASTNQVAQQQGAPLYNLPWKIPCKVMNVELKAEQDTDEVYAQLTLLPEKQKNENVSSEKEEEVPAAPPAANERPCVHSFCKTLTASDTSTHGGFSVLRRHADECLPPLDMSQHPPTQELMAKDLHGVEWRFRHIFRGQPKRHLLQSGWSVFVSNKRLIAGDAFIFLRGENGELRVGVRRAMRQQANIPSSVISSHSMHLGVLATAWHAVNTGSMFTVYYKPRTSPAEFVVPCDRYYESLKRNHSIGMRFKMRFEGEEAAEQRFSGTIVGIGDSDPSGWADSEWRSLKVRWDEASSVPRPDQVSPWQIEPVVSPLPVSPQQAPRYKRSRPNVIVSSSDLSSVNKEVSSKAVANSHQNQLPKTFQSQENAIFESRFGDPNDLNSSTKLTMWPSEHDQEKSITQRKLNSEGWVQVQRPEGYTDMLSGFQPLKATQNSLCYFPSQISENCSTTWNMINVHYPNQQVNRNTLPDTWSFTAPNAGFGVIRPDYLTTHGKTLAQSRENAKFSWNGDFTSLQVQGTDKRSSGWFDHAELSSHTEDTSLNLIKPQPPVIAQDLRKTKGPPCMLFGIPLDSPKKSEPLTSPTNVAYDWKPQTPHSVKEPEVDKSSDPPRIVNPLDGTQLYSVMEKHQSCPEASRNTQSRMQNWSNRSCTKVHKQGIALGRSVDLARFTCYGELIAELDRMFDFHGELNGSGKNWMVVYTDTDGDMMLVGDDPWNEFCDVVHKIFIYTREVIQKMNPGALRETSEDNLSASLERGLLADSPEVA, from the exons ATGGCTGCATcaacggcggccggcggtggcgggggAG GTGCGGGAGTGCCGGCGGATGTGCTCTTCACGGAGCTTTGGAAGGCTTGCGCGGGGCCGCTGGTGAATGTGCCGGCGGTCGGGGAGAGGGTCTTCTACTTACCGCAGGGACACATCGAGCAG GTGGAAGCGTCGACGAACCAGGTCGCCCAGCAGCAGGGTGCGCCCCTCTACAATCTGCCATGGAAAATCCCGTGCAAGGTCATGAACGTCGAGCTGAAG GCCGAGCAAGATACTGATGAGGTGTATGCCCAGCTCACCCTGCTTCCTGAGAAG CAGAAAAATGAAAATGTCTCctcggagaaggaggaggaggtgccTGCTGCACCACCAGCTGCGAATGAGAGGCCTTGTGTGCACTCCTTCTGCAAGACTCTGACTGCTTCGGACACAAGCACACATGGTGgattctcggtgttgcgccggcaCGCAGATGAGTGCCTTCCACCGCTG GATATGAGTCAGCATCCCCCAACTCAAGAGCTGATGGCCAAAGATCTGCATGGGGTCGAGTGGCGCTTCCGTCACATCTTCCGAG GCCAGCCAAAAAGACACCTTCTGCAGAGCGGGTGGAGtgtttttgttagtaacaagcgtcTCATTGCTGGGGATGCCTTCATATTTCTCAG AGGTGAGAATGGGGAACTACGTGTCGGAGTTCGGCGTGCAATGAGACAACAAGCCAATATTCCATCTTCGGTCATATCGAGTCACAGTATGCATCTTGGTGTCCTTGCAACAGCATGGCATGCTGTGAACACGGGGTCTATGTTCACTGTATACTATAAGCCAAG GACTAGTCCAGCTGAATTTGTGGTCCCTTGTGATCGGTACTATGAATCGCTGAAACGAAATCATTCAATAGGGATGCGATTTAAGATGAGATTCGAAGGCGAGGAGGCTGCAGAGCAAAG ATTCAGTGGAACGATAGTTGGAATAGGTGATTCTGATCCATCTGGCTGGGCGGACTCAGAATGGCGTTCTCTTAAG GTGCGGTGGGATGAAGCGTCTTCTGTTCCTCGTCCTGACCAAGTTTCCCCTTGGCAAATAGAACCTGTGGTTAGCCCTCTTCCTGTCAGTCCACAGCAGGCACCCAGATACAAGAGGTCTCGTCCAAATGTTATAGTTTCTTCATCTGACTTGTCTTCTGTAAACAAAGAAG TTTCTTCGAAAGCCGTTGCAAACTCGCACCAAAATCAGCTTCCAAAGACCTTCCAGAGTCAAGAAAATGCGATATTCGAAAGTCGTTTCGGTGATCCTAATGATTTAAATAGTTCCACGAAGCTTACCATGTGGCCTTCTGAGCATGATCAAGAGAAAAGTATCACCCAGAGGAAACTGAATTCCGAAGGTTGGGTCCAGGTGCAAAGGCCTGAAGGTTACACTGACATGTTATCGGGATTTCAGCCACTGAAAGCTACACAGAACTCATTGTGTTATTTTCCTAGTCAGATATCTGAGAATTGTTCAACCACCTGGAACATGATCAATGTTCATTATCCAAACCAACAAGTTAACCGCAACACGTTGCCTGACACATGGTCTTTTACGGCTCCTAATGCTGGTTTCGGAGTGATACGACCTGATTACCTAACTACGCATGGCAAGACACTCGCTCAAAGCAGGGAAAATGCAAAATTTAGCTGGAATGGAGATTTCACTTCACTTCAGGTCCAGGGCACTGATAAGCGCTCCTCCGGTTGGTTTGACCATGCTGAGCTGAGTTCCCACACAGAAGATACCTCGCTGAACTTAATCAAGCCACAGCCACCGGTCATTGCTCAAGATCTTCGGAAAACTAAAGGTCCTCCGTGTATGCTATTTGGGATTCCTCTTGACAGCCCTAAGAAATCTGAACCTCTGACATCCCCCACAAATGTTGCATATGATTGGAAGCCCCAAACCCCTCATTCAGTAAAAGAGCCTGAAGTTGATAAAAGTTCTGATCCTCCCAGAATTGTGAATCCACTTGATGGAACTCAGTTATATTCTGTTATGGAAAAACACCAGTCTTGTCCAGAAGCTTCCAGAAATACTCAAAGCAGAATGCAAAATTGGTCCAACCGGAGCTGCACGAAG GTCCACAAGCAAGGCATTGCACTTGGCAGGTCGGTTGATCTGGCGAGGTTCACGTGCTATGGTGAGTTGATTGCTGAACTGGATCGGATGTTCGACTTCCACGGTGAGCTGAATGGTTCTGGCAAGAATTGGATGGTCGTGTACACTGACACTGATGGTGATATGATGCTTGTTGGGGATGACCCGTGGAA TGAATTCTGCGATGTGGTCCATAAGATCTTCATCTATACGAGGGAGGTGATCCAGAAGATGAATCCAGGTGCCCTCAGAGAAACATCAGAAGATAATCTATCTGCCTCCCTGGAAAGAGGGTTGCTGGCAGATAGCCCCGAGGTGGCCTGA
- the LOC124651462 gene encoding auxin response factor 24-like isoform X2: MAASTAAGGGGGGAGVPADVLFTELWKACAGPLVNVPAVGERVFYLPQGHIEQVEASTNQVAQQQGAPLYNLPWKIPCKVMNVELKAEQDTDEVYAQLTLLPEKQKNENVSSEKEEEVPAAPPAANERPCVHSFCKTLTASDTSTHGGFSVLRRHADECLPPLDMSQHPPTQELMAKDLHGVEWRFRHIFRGQPKRHLLQSGWSVFVSNKRLIAGDAFIFLRGENGELRVGVRRAMRQQANIPSSVISSHSMHLGVLATAWHAVNTGSMFTVYYKPRTSPAEFVVPCDRYYESLKRNHSIGMRFKMRFEGEEAAEQRFSGTIVGIGDSDPSGWADSEWRSLKVRWDEASSVPRPDQVSPWQIEPVVSPLPVSPQQAPRYKRSRPNVIVSSSDLSSVNKEAVANSHQNQLPKTFQSQENAIFESRFGDPNDLNSSTKLTMWPSEHDQEKSITQRKLNSEGWVQVQRPEGYTDMLSGFQPLKATQNSLCYFPSQISENCSTTWNMINVHYPNQQVNRNTLPDTWSFTAPNAGFGVIRPDYLTTHGKTLAQSRENAKFSWNGDFTSLQVQGTDKRSSGWFDHAELSSHTEDTSLNLIKPQPPVIAQDLRKTKGPPCMLFGIPLDSPKKSEPLTSPTNVAYDWKPQTPHSVKEPEVDKSSDPPRIVNPLDGTQLYSVMEKHQSCPEASRNTQSRMQNWSNRSCTKVHKQGIALGRSVDLARFTCYGELIAELDRMFDFHGELNGSGKNWMVVYTDTDGDMMLVGDDPWNEFCDVVHKIFIYTREVIQKMNPGALRETSEDNLSASLERGLLADSPEVA, from the exons ATGGCTGCATcaacggcggccggcggtggcgggggAG GTGCGGGAGTGCCGGCGGATGTGCTCTTCACGGAGCTTTGGAAGGCTTGCGCGGGGCCGCTGGTGAATGTGCCGGCGGTCGGGGAGAGGGTCTTCTACTTACCGCAGGGACACATCGAGCAG GTGGAAGCGTCGACGAACCAGGTCGCCCAGCAGCAGGGTGCGCCCCTCTACAATCTGCCATGGAAAATCCCGTGCAAGGTCATGAACGTCGAGCTGAAG GCCGAGCAAGATACTGATGAGGTGTATGCCCAGCTCACCCTGCTTCCTGAGAAG CAGAAAAATGAAAATGTCTCctcggagaaggaggaggaggtgccTGCTGCACCACCAGCTGCGAATGAGAGGCCTTGTGTGCACTCCTTCTGCAAGACTCTGACTGCTTCGGACACAAGCACACATGGTGgattctcggtgttgcgccggcaCGCAGATGAGTGCCTTCCACCGCTG GATATGAGTCAGCATCCCCCAACTCAAGAGCTGATGGCCAAAGATCTGCATGGGGTCGAGTGGCGCTTCCGTCACATCTTCCGAG GCCAGCCAAAAAGACACCTTCTGCAGAGCGGGTGGAGtgtttttgttagtaacaagcgtcTCATTGCTGGGGATGCCTTCATATTTCTCAG AGGTGAGAATGGGGAACTACGTGTCGGAGTTCGGCGTGCAATGAGACAACAAGCCAATATTCCATCTTCGGTCATATCGAGTCACAGTATGCATCTTGGTGTCCTTGCAACAGCATGGCATGCTGTGAACACGGGGTCTATGTTCACTGTATACTATAAGCCAAG GACTAGTCCAGCTGAATTTGTGGTCCCTTGTGATCGGTACTATGAATCGCTGAAACGAAATCATTCAATAGGGATGCGATTTAAGATGAGATTCGAAGGCGAGGAGGCTGCAGAGCAAAG ATTCAGTGGAACGATAGTTGGAATAGGTGATTCTGATCCATCTGGCTGGGCGGACTCAGAATGGCGTTCTCTTAAG GTGCGGTGGGATGAAGCGTCTTCTGTTCCTCGTCCTGACCAAGTTTCCCCTTGGCAAATAGAACCTGTGGTTAGCCCTCTTCCTGTCAGTCCACAGCAGGCACCCAGATACAAGAGGTCTCGTCCAAATGTTATAGTTTCTTCATCTGACTTGTCTTCTGTAAACAAAGAAG CCGTTGCAAACTCGCACCAAAATCAGCTTCCAAAGACCTTCCAGAGTCAAGAAAATGCGATATTCGAAAGTCGTTTCGGTGATCCTAATGATTTAAATAGTTCCACGAAGCTTACCATGTGGCCTTCTGAGCATGATCAAGAGAAAAGTATCACCCAGAGGAAACTGAATTCCGAAGGTTGGGTCCAGGTGCAAAGGCCTGAAGGTTACACTGACATGTTATCGGGATTTCAGCCACTGAAAGCTACACAGAACTCATTGTGTTATTTTCCTAGTCAGATATCTGAGAATTGTTCAACCACCTGGAACATGATCAATGTTCATTATCCAAACCAACAAGTTAACCGCAACACGTTGCCTGACACATGGTCTTTTACGGCTCCTAATGCTGGTTTCGGAGTGATACGACCTGATTACCTAACTACGCATGGCAAGACACTCGCTCAAAGCAGGGAAAATGCAAAATTTAGCTGGAATGGAGATTTCACTTCACTTCAGGTCCAGGGCACTGATAAGCGCTCCTCCGGTTGGTTTGACCATGCTGAGCTGAGTTCCCACACAGAAGATACCTCGCTGAACTTAATCAAGCCACAGCCACCGGTCATTGCTCAAGATCTTCGGAAAACTAAAGGTCCTCCGTGTATGCTATTTGGGATTCCTCTTGACAGCCCTAAGAAATCTGAACCTCTGACATCCCCCACAAATGTTGCATATGATTGGAAGCCCCAAACCCCTCATTCAGTAAAAGAGCCTGAAGTTGATAAAAGTTCTGATCCTCCCAGAATTGTGAATCCACTTGATGGAACTCAGTTATATTCTGTTATGGAAAAACACCAGTCTTGTCCAGAAGCTTCCAGAAATACTCAAAGCAGAATGCAAAATTGGTCCAACCGGAGCTGCACGAAG GTCCACAAGCAAGGCATTGCACTTGGCAGGTCGGTTGATCTGGCGAGGTTCACGTGCTATGGTGAGTTGATTGCTGAACTGGATCGGATGTTCGACTTCCACGGTGAGCTGAATGGTTCTGGCAAGAATTGGATGGTCGTGTACACTGACACTGATGGTGATATGATGCTTGTTGGGGATGACCCGTGGAA TGAATTCTGCGATGTGGTCCATAAGATCTTCATCTATACGAGGGAGGTGATCCAGAAGATGAATCCAGGTGCCCTCAGAGAAACATCAGAAGATAATCTATCTGCCTCCCTGGAAAGAGGGTTGCTGGCAGATAGCCCCGAGGTGGCCTGA
- the LOC124651462 gene encoding auxin response factor 24-like isoform X3 — protein MAASTAAGGGGGGAGVPADVLFTELWKACAGPLVNVPAVGERVFYLPQGHIEQVEASTNQVAQQQGAPLYNLPWKIPCKVMNVELKAEQDTDEVYAQLTLLPEKKNENVSSEKEEEVPAAPPAANERPCVHSFCKTLTASDTSTHGGFSVLRRHADECLPPLDMSQHPPTQELMAKDLHGVEWRFRHIFRGQPKRHLLQSGWSVFVSNKRLIAGDAFIFLRGENGELRVGVRRAMRQQANIPSSVISSHSMHLGVLATAWHAVNTGSMFTVYYKPRTSPAEFVVPCDRYYESLKRNHSIGMRFKMRFEGEEAAEQRFSGTIVGIGDSDPSGWADSEWRSLKVRWDEASSVPRPDQVSPWQIEPVVSPLPVSPQQAPRYKRSRPNVIVSSSDLSSVNKEVSSKAVANSHQNQLPKTFQSQENAIFESRFGDPNDLNSSTKLTMWPSEHDQEKSITQRKLNSEGWVQVQRPEGYTDMLSGFQPLKATQNSLCYFPSQISENCSTTWNMINVHYPNQQVNRNTLPDTWSFTAPNAGFGVIRPDYLTTHGKTLAQSRENAKFSWNGDFTSLQVQGTDKRSSGWFDHAELSSHTEDTSLNLIKPQPPVIAQDLRKTKGPPCMLFGIPLDSPKKSEPLTSPTNVAYDWKPQTPHSVKEPEVDKSSDPPRIVNPLDGTQLYSVMEKHQSCPEASRNTQSRMQNWSNRSCTKVHKQGIALGRSVDLARFTCYGELIAELDRMFDFHGELNGSGKNWMVVYTDTDGDMMLVGDDPWK, from the exons ATGGCTGCATcaacggcggccggcggtggcgggggAG GTGCGGGAGTGCCGGCGGATGTGCTCTTCACGGAGCTTTGGAAGGCTTGCGCGGGGCCGCTGGTGAATGTGCCGGCGGTCGGGGAGAGGGTCTTCTACTTACCGCAGGGACACATCGAGCAG GTGGAAGCGTCGACGAACCAGGTCGCCCAGCAGCAGGGTGCGCCCCTCTACAATCTGCCATGGAAAATCCCGTGCAAGGTCATGAACGTCGAGCTGAAG GCCGAGCAAGATACTGATGAGGTGTATGCCCAGCTCACCCTGCTTCCTGAGAAG AAAAATGAAAATGTCTCctcggagaaggaggaggaggtgccTGCTGCACCACCAGCTGCGAATGAGAGGCCTTGTGTGCACTCCTTCTGCAAGACTCTGACTGCTTCGGACACAAGCACACATGGTGgattctcggtgttgcgccggcaCGCAGATGAGTGCCTTCCACCGCTG GATATGAGTCAGCATCCCCCAACTCAAGAGCTGATGGCCAAAGATCTGCATGGGGTCGAGTGGCGCTTCCGTCACATCTTCCGAG GCCAGCCAAAAAGACACCTTCTGCAGAGCGGGTGGAGtgtttttgttagtaacaagcgtcTCATTGCTGGGGATGCCTTCATATTTCTCAG AGGTGAGAATGGGGAACTACGTGTCGGAGTTCGGCGTGCAATGAGACAACAAGCCAATATTCCATCTTCGGTCATATCGAGTCACAGTATGCATCTTGGTGTCCTTGCAACAGCATGGCATGCTGTGAACACGGGGTCTATGTTCACTGTATACTATAAGCCAAG GACTAGTCCAGCTGAATTTGTGGTCCCTTGTGATCGGTACTATGAATCGCTGAAACGAAATCATTCAATAGGGATGCGATTTAAGATGAGATTCGAAGGCGAGGAGGCTGCAGAGCAAAG ATTCAGTGGAACGATAGTTGGAATAGGTGATTCTGATCCATCTGGCTGGGCGGACTCAGAATGGCGTTCTCTTAAG GTGCGGTGGGATGAAGCGTCTTCTGTTCCTCGTCCTGACCAAGTTTCCCCTTGGCAAATAGAACCTGTGGTTAGCCCTCTTCCTGTCAGTCCACAGCAGGCACCCAGATACAAGAGGTCTCGTCCAAATGTTATAGTTTCTTCATCTGACTTGTCTTCTGTAAACAAAGAAG TTTCTTCGAAAGCCGTTGCAAACTCGCACCAAAATCAGCTTCCAAAGACCTTCCAGAGTCAAGAAAATGCGATATTCGAAAGTCGTTTCGGTGATCCTAATGATTTAAATAGTTCCACGAAGCTTACCATGTGGCCTTCTGAGCATGATCAAGAGAAAAGTATCACCCAGAGGAAACTGAATTCCGAAGGTTGGGTCCAGGTGCAAAGGCCTGAAGGTTACACTGACATGTTATCGGGATTTCAGCCACTGAAAGCTACACAGAACTCATTGTGTTATTTTCCTAGTCAGATATCTGAGAATTGTTCAACCACCTGGAACATGATCAATGTTCATTATCCAAACCAACAAGTTAACCGCAACACGTTGCCTGACACATGGTCTTTTACGGCTCCTAATGCTGGTTTCGGAGTGATACGACCTGATTACCTAACTACGCATGGCAAGACACTCGCTCAAAGCAGGGAAAATGCAAAATTTAGCTGGAATGGAGATTTCACTTCACTTCAGGTCCAGGGCACTGATAAGCGCTCCTCCGGTTGGTTTGACCATGCTGAGCTGAGTTCCCACACAGAAGATACCTCGCTGAACTTAATCAAGCCACAGCCACCGGTCATTGCTCAAGATCTTCGGAAAACTAAAGGTCCTCCGTGTATGCTATTTGGGATTCCTCTTGACAGCCCTAAGAAATCTGAACCTCTGACATCCCCCACAAATGTTGCATATGATTGGAAGCCCCAAACCCCTCATTCAGTAAAAGAGCCTGAAGTTGATAAAAGTTCTGATCCTCCCAGAATTGTGAATCCACTTGATGGAACTCAGTTATATTCTGTTATGGAAAAACACCAGTCTTGTCCAGAAGCTTCCAGAAATACTCAAAGCAGAATGCAAAATTGGTCCAACCGGAGCTGCACGAAG GTCCACAAGCAAGGCATTGCACTTGGCAGGTCGGTTGATCTGGCGAGGTTCACGTGCTATGGTGAGTTGATTGCTGAACTGGATCGGATGTTCGACTTCCACGGTGAGCTGAATGGTTCTGGCAAGAATTGGATGGTCGTGTACACTGACACTGATGGTGATATGATGCTTGTTGGGGATGACCCGTGGAAGTGA